The region ATTTAACAGCAACATCTTTAATAGGATTTATTGGACTAATAGGTATTAATTCAAGAAACTCTACATTGATAATTGATTTTACAAAACAATTAGTGGAAGAAAAAAACTTGAGTATAAATGAAGCAATTGCAAGAGCTACTGCAACACGTTCTAAGCCAATTATTTTAACAGTCCTTACCATGGTATTCGCTTCATCACTTTTAGCTACTGATGCAGTTTTTGGAGGTCTTGGTGTTGCACTTATAGGTGGAACATTGATTTCATATATAGTATCAATGTTTTTTGTACCAGTAATTATAAAAAATCAAATAAAAAAGATATTAAAAAATCAATCTTAAAATAAAGGGAAAAAAAATGAAAATATTAAAGAGAATTCTACTAACAGCTATTTTAGCTTTAGGGTTAACAACTATCTCTAATGCAAAAGAGATAAATGATTCTGTTGCATTAAATGGAATAAAAGAAACAAAAAGTGTTTTTCTAATCGATTTTACAAATGTTAAAAAAACAGCATTTTATATGAATATTATAGAAGGAACTCATAAAGGTTTAGTATCACAAGGTGTTAAACCAAATATGGTATTAGTATTTATTGGTGAGACTGTAAAATTTTTAAGTACAGAACCAGATGAGGCCTTTGAAATGGAAAATGAAGAGTATTTAGTATCTATTCAAAATTCAATCAAAAACCTTAAAAAAGCTGGAGTTAGGATGGAAGTATGTGCAGTTGCAACAAAAGTATTTAATGTTAAGAATAGTACTATTCCTAAAGAGATGGATATAGTTGCTGATGGATTTATTTCTTTAATTGGATGGCAAACACAAGGTCATAAACTAGTTCCAATTTTTTAAAGAGTTAAATAAAATACCTTTTGAAAACTTTATTCAAAAGGTATTTTTACTTTAAAAGTTGCTCCATCACTACTGTTTTCTACACTTAAAACACCATTACAATGATCATTTATAATGATTTTACTCATATAGAGCCCTAATCCTGTTCCATCTTTATTCTTCTTTGTAGAAAAATAAGGATCAAAGATTTTTTCTAATATATCTTCTGGTATTCCATTTGCATTGTCACTTATTTCTACAATGGAATATTTCTCTTCACAATACGTTTTTATAACTATTTTTGGTTCAAGTATAAGATTATCAACTAAAGCATCTTCAGCATTTTTTATTAAATTAAGTATTACTTGATTAACTTCTGTTGCAAAAATATTTAGATTTTCATTACATTGAAAATCTGTAGTAAGTATTATATTATTTGATTGTAAAGAGTTTCTAACAATTGAAATAGAATTTTCAATGATACTTTCTAATGTTGCATCTGTTTTATCTTTATCAGTTTTAAAAAAGTTTCTAAAATCATCTATTGTCATAGATAAATGTTGAGAATAGTCAGATATAAGATTTATCTCTTTTTGTAAATCTTTTTTTTCAATTTTATCATCAATAATCATTCTAATTAATAAGTTATTTGTAGTTGCAGAAATTGCTGTTAAAGGTTGTCGCCATTGATGTGCAATCATTGAAATCATTTCACCCATTTGTGCAAGTCTACTTTGTTGAAGAAGTTGTTTCGTTTTCTCTTCATTCTTTTTTACTTCTTTTTTTACTTTATCTTCTAGATTATGAGTTAAGATACTTAATTCATTTTCCATATGCTTTCTTTTGTCTATATTTCTCCAAACTACATGTAATAAAGACTCTTCATCTATATTAATTGGAGTTAATACTACTTCAAGCCATATCTTCTTATCATCTTTTGTTCTATGAAGAAACTCAAAAGTATTTGAACCTTTTTCAATTGCAATATTTATCATTTTATGTATATTTTCAATAGAATTTAAACCATCTAATTGATATAAAGGGAAAAGGTCATCTTCTTTTAGATTTATAAACTCTTCTTTTTTATCATAAGATAATAGTTTAAAAGCAACATCATTACAATCTATAATCTTTTTATCATTTATACTCATAAGAAAAATACCATCAGAAGATTCATAATAAATCTTTTCAAAAAGTTCTTTTTGTTTTGCTAACTGTCGAGATTTTCGTTGAAGTTCAATGGTTTTAATTTCGATTTCATGGTTTGCTTCTTGTAATTTCTTATTATGCTTATTCAAAATATACTGTCTATAAAAAAGTATAAGTAAAATAATTAAAATAATTACTCCAATTTCCCATAACTTAGAATAATTAACTAGATTCTCAAACTTAACAGAAAGCCATCTATTCTTAATATCTTGGGATTCATTTTTACTAATGGCATTTATACCTTTATTAATTATTGGAATAAGCTCTTCATAATCATTTCTAACCATGATTCTAACATCAAAGTCAAATTCTGTAGTACCTGAAATTTTTAAGTTTTTAAAACCATAATTACCAATAAGATGGGAGAGAACAGGTAAGATATCTACAACAGCATAAACATCACCCTTTGAAAGTAAACGTAATGCCTCAAAATTATCATCTACTTCAACAAAATCTATATCAGGATATTTATCTTTTAAAATTTGATATGCACTATAAGATCTTCCTACAGCTACTTTTTTGTTATTTAAAGATTTAGTATCAGATATATATCTTTTATCCAATGTAGTAGCAATAGCAATAGGATATGAGACATAAGGAATAGAAAACCTTCCATATAACAATTTATCATCTGTAATTGCAGTAGAAAGTGTTAAATCTACTTCTTTATTTTTAATTAATTCCAATACTTCATGAAAAGTATCCACTGATTTACAATTAGAGCTTATTAATGTTTTTTCTTTTATTAAATTCCAAAAATCATATGAAATTCCATTTAATTTTCCTGATTCTTTAAAATTAAATGGAGCCCAAGAGTTTGTTGTAACACATCTTAGATTATTTTTTATAAGAAAAGATCTTTCAGAACCAGTCAAATTTACTATTGATGATTTATATGAGCTATCATTAGGAGTGTAAATACTAATCCACTTTGAATGTAATAAGTCCCATTCTTTGTTTGTCAAAGAAGAGAATACTTTGTTTATAATAGAGTATAAAACCTTATCATCTTTTACTATACCAAATCGTAAATCAGTTTTTTTTAAATTCGGTAAATTTAATTTATCTAATACTTTCATATTAGTATATTTACTGTTTTTTATAGCTATTTGAGTACTTAATAAATGTCCAAATATAACATCTACTTTACCAAAAGCAAGAGCTTTTAGTTTATCTTGAAAACTATCATATTCTACAAGTTCAAATATACCTAAATCTTTTATCTGTTGTTTATAAAATATATTTTTTGTAATACCTAGCTTTTTACCTTTTAAAGAATCTAATCCCACATAAGAATTTAAATCTTTTCTTGAAAATATTACAAGAGGTACTTCATAATATGGTTTTGTATAATTAGTAAAAGCTAACCTACTCTCTCTAAAAGAAATCGCATCTATAATATCAACTTCTTTTTCTTTAAACTTTTTAAGGTTAACTGGCCAATTGTCTATTTCATATTTTATATTCAAACCACTTTTTTGAGTAATTAATTCTAAAATATCGTGAGAATAACCTTCAAGTTTTTCATTTTCATATATACTAAAAGGGGGAAAGTCAGGAAGCATTGCAACTTTAACTTCCCTAGTATTTATATAGTTTTTTTCTTCTAAAGTAAAATTTAATTCAGCATGAGCGTTTAAAATAAAAAATGTTAAAAAAACAAATTTTAATAAACTTCTCATAAATCATAGACCATAGCTATTTCATCACATTTGGGGAAATATTTACATCTAATACAATCTGCCCAAATCTTATGTTCAGGTATTTGTTCTTTTTCAATTTCATCAAAGCCTAACTTTTCGAAAAATTCTTTTTGATATGTTAAAGATAAAATTTGATTTAATCCTAAGTTTTTACCTTCTTCTATACACGATTCAACAAGTTTTTTTCCTAAACTAAGCCCTCTAAATTTCTTTGATACAACAAGGCTCCTAACCTCTGAAAGTCTTGCAGAATGAATATGTAAAGCGGTAAAACCAGCAATTTCACCATCTACTTCAACAACAGTATAAGATCTAATTGTATTTGCCATTTCATCTTCAGTTCGTAAAAGAATAGTACCATTATCAACTTCTTCTTTTACTACTTCTTGCATCTTTTTTATATGTGTTACATTAGGCTTAAAAAAATTAATTTCCAAATAAATATCCTGTTATAGCATTTTGTAAATCAATCATTCCTCTCTTTTTAAGATTAGAAATAAATATTCCATTTGGATTTTCTCTTTTTAGCTTTTGTAAATCATTTTGCTTTAATTTATCAATTTTTGTAAAAGCATTAATAATAATCTGGTCACCTCTTTTGTGTTGTTTTAAAAACTCATCAACATTTTTATCAATTGCCAAATCAGTATGTCTTGCATCAATTAAATGAACAAAAATTTGTAAACATGGTCTCTCTTCTAAGTAACCAGTTAAGTTTCTATTCCAATCTTTTTTTAAACTTTTTGAAACTCTTGCATAACCAAATCCAGGTAAATCAACAAATCTAGCAAAAAGATAAGGAAGTTCCTCATTTTCAGTCTTAAATTTAATATCAAAATAGTTAATCAACTGTGTTTTACCAGGAGTTGAAGATGATTTAGCTAAACCTTTTCTATTAACAAGAGTGTTTAACAAAGATGATTTTCCAACATTACTACGCCCTAAAAAAGCCACTTCAGCTCTATCAGGACTAGGAGAATCTACAATACTTTGAGCAGAAGTCAAAAATTGCGCATCAACAATTTTCATTATTTATCCCCATTTTCAATATTTAAGATAAATCTAACAGGTTTTTTCTTACTACCACTAACTTTTGCACTTCCAGTCAATTGATTAATAAAAATCTTTTCTCCAAACAATTCTCTATCTTCTGTCACTTCTTTTAAATAACCATTTCCAATAACTGTATATTCTTGCTTATCAGGGTTATAAATTACTTTATTACCTTTACCTTTATAATGCTTTTCATTTGAAACAATTTCAAAATCTACATTTCCTGTAGCAATATATTTTAAAGGTTTTTTAGCTTTACCTTTAGTTTGTGGTTTTACATAAATTTCTAGTTTGTCAGAATTTAATTTATCTTTAGCCATTTTTAATTTTACATCACCTGTAAATATAGAAAGACCTTTTGCATCGTTTGTTTCAAAATTGCTTGCATCTATTATTAATTTTTGTGTATCTGCAAAAATTGACGTTACACAAATTAAAAAACCTATTAAAAATTTCATAATATAATTCCTTTATTTTTTTTCAACTTCAACTTCAAAATGAGTTTTGTTTGCCTTCATATGATATTTATTCAAATTTAAATATATATTCTGCCCTTTAATATAATTATTAAAGTAAGTGCCTTCAAATGGTAATGTATTTGTAGCAATACCTGTTTTATCATTATAAAATAACTCATTTGTATTTAATGTAATATAATTATCTCTTCTATATTTAACATTATTTAAAAATTTGAAATCATCACCTCTTTTTATAATAACATCAGAAAATAAAACATCTGTAATTTCTTTATTATTTTTATCTTTACCTTTTAAAGTTAGAACACCATCATACATAACATCTCGATTTTTATATCTCAATGCTTCTTTAGAATCTACAATTCTATGCATACTATCTGTAGTAAGTGTATACATTGTGGAATCTTTAAAAGTCAAAAGTGCAATATCTTCATTTGCACCTTTTTTTGTTTTATCTTCTACTGGAATGAAATAACTTAATATTGACAAACCCAAAAGAGCAAAGATAAAAATTCTTATAACCATGCGTTTATAAAATCCTCTTCTATACCATCTTCTTTAATGATATATTCAATCATTTCTCTCACTGCTCCACTTCCACCATAAGAGTTACATTGTACATTTACAATCTCTTTTATATATTTAGAACCATTAGCAGGAGTAAATGATATTCCTGCTTTTTTAAGCATTTTATAATCATTTAAATCATCACCAATAGCTGCAACTTCATGCCAAGAAAGATTTTCTTCTTTTAGAATATTTTCTATAATTTCATCTTTATTATGAACACCTTGATAAAGATGTTCGATTTTTAAATCTTTAGCTCGTTTTTCTACTATTAAAGAAGTACGTCCAGTAATTATTGCAGCTTTTTTCCCAAGTTTTTTTGTCCATGTTGCAATTGCTAAACCATCTGATACATCAAATGTTTTTAATTCATCTCCATTATTAGAGTATGTAATTCCACCATCTGTTAATGTACCATCAACATCAAGTACTAAAAGCTTAATCATAAAACACCTTTAGTACTTGGTATTCCTAACTTCTCATTTTTAGCCATTGCACGTCTTAAAGCAACAGCAAAGGCTTTAAAGCTAGCTTCGATAATATGGTGCTTATTTCTTCCTCTATCTTGGATAATATGTACTGTTAATCCTGCATTTCCAGCAATTGCATGAAAAAACTCTTCAACTAACTCAGTATCAAATTCCCCAACCTTTCCTGAAACATTAACTTCATAAACTAAAAAAGGTCTATTAGATAAATCTAAAGCACATGTAGAAGAAGCTTCATCCATTACTACAGTTGCATTTCCATATCTTTCAACTTTTTCAATTGGGAATATTTCATCTTTTAAAGCTTTTCCTAATACTATTCCACAATCTTCAACAGTATGGTGAGCATCTACATGTAAATCACCATTACATGATAAATCAATATCAATACCACTATGCTTAGAAAAAGCTTCTAGCATATGGTCAAAAAAACCTACACCGGTACTAATATTTGATGTACCATTACCATTGATATCAATTTTACACTTGATATCTGTTTCTTTTGTTTTTCTATTAAGTTCTGTCATAAATATTCCTATTCAGCAATAATCATTGCACTATTTAAATCGTGATTAGCTTTAAAATCTCTAGCTTCAGCCTCTGACCTAAATCCACTAATCCAAACTCTATTTAAATCTGTACTTTTAATTACAACTTTATATCTATTTTCAAGTGCCATTTCAAATTTTCTTTTTGTAATTTTCGCACCCTCTAATCTACTAAATGCTCCAACTTGAACATAATATTTTCCTACTGTCGCAACTTCAGCTTTTTCTGCTTTTGTTTTTGCAATTTTTGCATGGAATCCAAGAACAGTAACACTAACTCTTGCAGTACCTTTTCTTACCATTCCAATATCATGTGCAGCTTTATTTGAAAGATCAATTATTCTACCAGAGACAAAAGGTCCTCTATCATTTATTCTTACAATAACAGATTTCCCATTATCTTTATTATCAACTCTAACCATTGTATTCATTGGTAAGGTTTTATGTGCTGCTGTGTCTGCATACATATTATAAATTTCACCATTAGATGTTTTTTTAGAATGAAAATTTGGTCCATACCAAGAAGCAATACCTCTTTGAACATCACCTATTTTTGCCAGTGTAGGATAATATCTTTTACCAGCAATAGTATAAGGTCTCATCGTTGCTCTATGCATTGCTTTAGAGTTTCTTATTTTCTCTTTTGGAATATCTTTATAAACTCTTTTCCCAATATAAGGGCCACTACTAGATTTAGAAGAACATCCAGTAAAAATGAAACTTGCACTTACAATAGCAAGAAAAGAAAATTTAATTGTTTTTTTATCTAAGAACAAGTCTATCTCCAATTTTTAATAATGTATTCTTCATTTTATTATCTTTCATAAGCTTTTTAACACCTATTTTGTGTTTTCTAGCAATTGAATATAAAGAATCACCACTTTTTACAGTATATTTTTTAACTCTTTTTTTAGATCTTTTCTCTTCAACAAATTTTATTTTTCCAATCATATCACTAGGAATTGGTAAAACTATTTTTTGTTTTAGTGATAATCTACTTGATTTAAAATTATTATAATCTTTTATCAATTTAGTTGGAACTTTATACTTTCTAGAAATTCCAGAAAGAGTATCTCCTCTTTTTACAATATGAATTGCAAATTTTGTATCTTGAATATCATCTCTGTTTTCGTTAAATCTTGTTAGCCTACTATATGGAATATTAATAGTATAGTATTTATCTGTAGGGGGAATAATAGACTGTTTTATGTGTTTATTAAGTTTTAATAAATCAATATAAGTCATACCAATAGAGTTTGCAACATTTTTTAAATGTAATCCACCTTTTACTGGCACAGTAGCAATAGTTTGAGAGATTCCCATATTTAGTAAATGTGAATTTTCATCATGCTTAATAAAATTTTGAGAATTCATCATAGCTAAAGAGATGATCTTTCGAATATATCTTCTACTCTCTTTTGGTAAATATTGTCTATCTAAACCTTTTTGAACAATTAATAAATCTTCAACATCAGGTTTAATATCCCATTTTGAAACTTCTTTATAAATTCGTCCTAATTTAAAAAAAGGAACTTTTCTTTGTTGATAAGCTTTAATTGTTTTTCTATAATCTTGTATTTTCTTACTATTTTTTTCTTCAGGGTGCTTTTCAACATACATATCTAAAGTAGCTCTTGTAATTGCTTCAATTACTCTACCTTCACCACAGTTATAAGAAATTGCTGCTAAATACCATTTTCCAAATCTATCATGAAGTGCATTAAGATATTTTGCCGCTGAAAATGTAGATTTAACTAAATCCATTCTTTCATCAACATACATATCATTTCTTAATCCATATCTTTTCGCTGTTCCAGACATAAATTGCCAAAGACCAGTAGCTCTTACATGAGATCTTGCATCAATAGAAAAATTTGATTCTGCCATTGCCATATATATAAAAACATCAGGAATTCCTTCTTGTCTTAATATATCTTTTACTCTAGGCACAAAAAGCGATGCCTCGTTTAAGTTTTCCACATATTTATGAGAATTTCTTCTATTTTGAAACTGTTCGTACACTTCTTGTAACTTATAATCAGTAATAAAAGAAGATTTAATATCTAAATCTTCAAGTATCTGAATATCTCTTTGAGAAAAATTTGAACCTATTAATGAAGCGTGTGAATAGATAGAAAAAATCATAATTAATATAATAAATTTTTTCAAATACAATCCTATTTTTTAAAATAGGTAATATTTTATCTAAATTATTGTAGAAAACTGCTTAAATAACGAGATAGTGTTATTTACAGTAATTTTTTCAACCTCTTCTTTACTGATTTCAAGTAGCTCAGAAATTTTATCTGCCACATAGTTTGTATAAGCAGGTTCATTTCTTTTTCCTCTAAAAGGATGAGGAGTTAAATAAGGACCATCAGTTTCTAATAATAATTTATCTTGTGGAATTTTAGGAAGTATTTCTACGAGTTTTTTTGCATTTTTAAAAGTTAAAACCCCACCTATTCCAAAATAAAAATTATGTTCTGATAAAGGAAGAAGATGCTCACTTGCATTATAGCAATGTAAAACACCTCCAACTTCTTTTGCATTATAATCTATTAAAATCTGTTTTGAATCATCTGAAGCATCTCTAATGTGTATAATTAAAGGTTTTTTAACTTTTTTTGCAAATTCTACTTGAGAAATAAAAACTTCTTTTTGTTTTGCAATATTTTCTTTTTTTTCTTCTTCATCTTCTGGAAGCCGATAATAATCTAAACCACACTCTCCAACTGCAATACATTTTGGATGATTAATATATTTTTCCATAATAGATTCATCATATTGTTCTATATCGTAAGGATGAATTCCTACTGCAAAAAATACTTCATCATACTTTTCAGCCAATTTAATTGCTTGTGGTAAATCTTCAAAGTCTGCACCAGGAATTAAAAAACCTTTAACTCCATCTTCAAGTGCACGTTGTATAACAATATCAATATCATCATAATATTGTTTGTTGTCTAAGTGACAATGTGTATCAATGATTATGAGAAAGACCTTTTTTCAATTAAGTTTAATAAACCATTAATTTCACCTAAATCATCTGCTTTAATCCATGCATCAATTCCAAAGTTCTTAAAAGCTTCATAATCACTATCATCATCAATCACTGCAATTGAAACAAATTTATCTTCGCATGCATTTGATTTATTTTCTTCAAAATCAAAAATTGTGTTAATATCAATTATCGCAACAACTGCATCACCATCAGAACCACTATTATAATGTTCTACAGTATGTTTACTGTCAATTAAAGATTCATCGAATTCATTAAAAGTTACTATCTTCATATATTACTCCCAATTGCTAATTTATTAATTCTATCAAAAAAATAATTAAAATACTACAAGATATATCTTGCTGTATCCTCATCATCTATAATATCATCTAACTTTTCTTTTACTAATTCGTTTGTGATAATAATTTTTTCACCACTCTTCTCATCTGCTTCATAAGAAATATCTTCTATTACTTTCTCTATAACAGTATGAAGTCTTCTAGCACCAATATCTTCTGTTTTCTCATTTGCAGTAACTGAATATTTTGCAAAAGCATGAATAGCTTCATCATCAAACTCTAATTCAACTTCTTCAACAGCTAGTAAAGCTTGATACTGTCTTAAAAGAGAATTCTTTGTATTTGTTAAAATTTTATATAAAGCTTCTTCATCTAAATTATCTAACTCAACTCTTAAAGGAAACCTTCCTTGTAATTCAGGTAATAAATCACTAGGTTTAGAAACATGAAATGCACCCGCAGCTATAAATAAAATATGATCAGTTTTTATTTGTCCAAATTTAGTATGAACAGAACTTCCTTCAACTATTGGAAGTAAATCCCTTTGAACACCCTCTTTTGATGGATCTTGATTTTGATTTTTTGAACCAGTTGCAATTTTATCTATTTCATCTAAGAAAATTATACCACCATTTTCAGCTCTCTTAACTGCTTCTACTTTTATAGCCTCTTGGTCTAAAAGTTTATCACTTGCAACATCTCTTAAAAGAACTCTTGCATCTTTAATTGTTACTTCTTTTTTGATTTTTTCTTTATTAAGTCCACCAAGCATCTTATTAAGACTCTCTTGCATTGAAGTCATATCCATTGGCATTGAAGAGTCTAAAATTTCCACATGGGCTTTTTTAGGAATCTCTATCTCAATTTTTCTATCATCAATCTCGCCACTTAATAACTTCTCTTCCATCTTATTATATGTTTTAATAAAAGACTCTCTAGCACTATCTGTAGCACCTTCAGGTAAAGAAGGTACAAGTTTTTCAATAATTTGTTTATTAATCTCTTCTTCTAGTTTATCTTTTATTTTATTTTCATACTCTTTTGTAACAAGATTAATAGATTCATAAACTAAATCTCTAATCATAGATTCAACATCTCGACCAACAAAACCCACTTCTGTATATTTTGAAGCTTCTACTTTTATAAAAGGTAATCCCATCATCTTTGCAAGTCTTCTTGCAATCTCTGTTTTACCAACTCCAGTACTACCAATCATCAAAATATTTTTTGGCATAATCTCTTCACGTAATTCTGGTTCTACATTCATTCTTCTATATCTATTTCTCAAAGCAAGAGCAATAGTTTTTTTAGCATCATTTTGCCCAATAATATAATCATCTAAATATTTAACAATTTGCTTAGGTGTCATATCCATAAGTTTATTAATCCTCTATCTCTAATATTTTAATATTTTGGTTTGTATAAATACAAAGTTCTCCTGCAATCATAAGTGATTCTTTTACCAAATCAACAGGCTTAAGTTCAGAATGTTTAGCAAGTGCACGTGCTGCTGAAATAGCAAAATTTCCACCAGAACCAATTGAAGCTATACTTCCATCTTCTGGTTCAACAACATCACCAGTTCCACTTAAAATAAAAATATGTTCTTTATTTAAAACTATCATCATAGCTTCTAAACGTCTTAAAACTTTATCTTTTCTCCACTCTTTTGAGAAATTTACTACTGCTTTTAATAAATCACCTTTAGTATTTTCTAGATGACCTTCAAACATATCAAAAAGGTTAAAAGCATCTGCAGTACTTCCAGCAAATCCAGCTAGTATTTGGTCTTTATAAAGTCTTCTAATTTTTGTAGCATTACCTTTTAGAACAGTATTTCCAAAAGTAACTTGTCCATCTCCACCAATTACTGCTTGTCCTTGTCCTTTATAGGCAAGTATCGTAGTAGCATCAAACATTGATTATTCTCCAATAACTACTATAGATAAATTTGCATGAATACCATGACCTAATTTACAATCAGCTTCAAAAGTACCTTCTGCTTTGATTTTAGTTTTTAATGCAATAGCTTTTTTATCAATTTCTATAGAAAATTGTTCTTTTAATGCTTCACTAACTTCTTTGTTTGTAACAGAACCAATTAAATGTCCATTTGCACCAATTTTATGTTTTATTGTTAATTTTGTAGCATTTAATTTTTCAGAAAGTTCTTTTGCATCAGCAATTTCTTGAGCTTCTTTTTCAGCTTTTCTTTTTTGTTCTGCTTTATATTTTGCTAATACGTCATTTGTTGCATGTAAAGCTAAACCTTTTCCAATAAGGAAATTTTTTCCATAGCCGTCTTTTACTTCTTTAACTTCACCAGCTTTTCCTGTACCTTGTACATCTTTTAATAATAATACTTTCATAATTTCTCCAATTCTTTTAAAAGTTGGATATTTTACTATAAGTTGTTTGAAGTGAGTATTAATAATATATAATAATTTATTTTAGGATTTTAAAATTATTATTAGAATCTGAATATTCATATTCA is a window of Arcobacter sp. LA11 DNA encoding:
- the hslV gene encoding ATP-dependent protease subunit HslV is translated as MFDATTILAYKGQGQAVIGGDGQVTFGNTVLKGNATKIRRLYKDQILAGFAGSTADAFNLFDMFEGHLENTKGDLLKAVVNFSKEWRKDKVLRRLEAMMIVLNKEHIFILSGTGDVVEPEDGSIASIGSGGNFAISAARALAKHSELKPVDLVKESLMIAGELCIYTNQNIKILEIED
- a CDS encoding TatD family hydrolase yields the protein MIIDTHCHLDNKQYYDDIDIVIQRALEDGVKGFLIPGADFEDLPQAIKLAEKYDEVFFAVGIHPYDIEQYDESIMEKYINHPKCIAVGECGLDYYRLPEDEEEKKENIAKQKEVFISQVEFAKKVKKPLIIHIRDASDDSKQILIDYNAKEVGGVLHCYNASEHLLPLSEHNFYFGIGGVLTFKNAKKLVEILPKIPQDKLLLETDGPYLTPHPFRGKRNEPAYTNYVADKISELLEISKEEVEKITVNNTISLFKQFSTII
- the rplI gene encoding 50S ribosomal protein L9, which gives rise to MKVLLLKDVQGTGKAGEVKEVKDGYGKNFLIGKGLALHATNDVLAKYKAEQKRKAEKEAQEIADAKELSEKLNATKLTIKHKIGANGHLIGSVTNKEVSEALKEQFSIEIDKKAIALKTKIKAEGTFEADCKLGHGIHANLSIVVIGE
- the hslU gene encoding ATP-dependent protease ATPase subunit HslU, producing the protein MDMTPKQIVKYLDDYIIGQNDAKKTIALALRNRYRRMNVEPELREEIMPKNILMIGSTGVGKTEIARRLAKMMGLPFIKVEASKYTEVGFVGRDVESMIRDLVYESINLVTKEYENKIKDKLEEEINKQIIEKLVPSLPEGATDSARESFIKTYNKMEEKLLSGEIDDRKIEIEIPKKAHVEILDSSMPMDMTSMQESLNKMLGGLNKEKIKKEVTIKDARVLLRDVASDKLLDQEAIKVEAVKRAENGGIIFLDEIDKIATGSKNQNQDPSKEGVQRDLLPIVEGSSVHTKFGQIKTDHILFIAAGAFHVSKPSDLLPELQGRFPLRVELDNLDEEALYKILTNTKNSLLRQYQALLAVEEVELEFDDEAIHAFAKYSVTANEKTEDIGARRLHTVIEKVIEDISYEADEKSGEKIIITNELVKEKLDDIIDDEDTARYIL